The genomic region GGATCGAAAAGGGAACTATGGATTATTCCTATCGTGCTTTTAATCGTTTGGTTTGTGATAACAGTACTTGTTAAATACGTTCCAACATTAGAAAAGAATATGACTGGAAAACGCAGCAAACAGTCAGCCTCCCAATCGAAAGGGTTGGTGATTCTATTTGTAGTCATTCAACTTGGAGTATGGTTGTTATATGTATCACATTTATATTTACTTCTGAACGGTCATGATGTGATTCCTATGGGATTAATGTTAGTCGTCATTGCGGCGGTATTGATCGCATTTTGTTATAAAGTGTGGACGATGTTTCGTTTTAACTAAAAAAGAACAGGCTGGGACATCAATATCTCGAAGTTTTCTTATAATGAGATGATTCATTCAATGATACGAAAGTGTCTTTTTCAAAGTATTTTAATGTAAAATGACATGTATATCACGTCGTATTGTTGGCGAGACGCCTGAGGGAATAAGATGAGCGTCGAGACCCAACCCCTAGGAAATGCGAGCCAAACAATACGAATGATTAATAAAAGAAAAGCGTAGAGATGATTGAACCATCTCCACGCTATTATTTTGGGATTGATGTCCCAAAATCTGTTTGATTATAAGAAAAAGAGTGGCAAAATCATGAATAAAATTATATAGATGATAACAAATATCCATGATGCTTTTTTACTTAAATGCAGTGTTGAATGTAAGATGACACCAAACAACCAAGCACTAATTAATGTTGATAAACGAATAGAACCAAGTTTCATATTGCCTGGATCAAAAATGTTCAATGAATCAATCGCAATTTCTTGAGGATCAATATGTGCAATCCATTGAATCACTAAAATAATCAAGGTGATAATCCCTGTAATAATGGTATAGCGAAGAATACTAGCAAAGATTGACTTCGCACTGACGTCGGCTTTAAAGATTTTGCCAATGATAAAGACAACAAGCATTGTAATACCAATCGCAACCCATACGCCGATAAATCCTCCAATCACACTTCCGTATTTCATGATGTTTGCAGTTTCTTCTGCTTGTGATTGAGATAAGCCGTTATCAATAAGCGTTTGTGTAAGATCAACTACAAACATTGACAAAACAGATGAAATAGCGGCAATGATAATCACGAGTAAAATTTTCAACCCTACTTTAGGTTGGTCGCGATCTTGTTCAAAAGAATCAATATGTAAAATTTTCGAATATTCCATCATAGAAGTCCTCCTCAATTTTTTTCAATTGTATTATAACATTATTATTATAAAAAATAATAGGCTATTTAAAATATAATTTTAATAGAATGTATAGGCTCTTTTTACGAATAAAATTAAAGAAAATGTAAAACTTGTATTTTTAATATTTTTTCATACCTATTTTATGATATGATGCAAATGACATCAAAAAATGGAATAAGGAGCGGTGTATTTTGAAAAAGAAAACACTTATCATATTATCAGTGGTTGGTGTGTTATTACTAGTAGGTATTGCATTATTAGTAAGAGCATTTGGCCAAGGTAATCATGACGATAACAAAGGGTACGATACATATAAGGTTCAAAAAGAAAGTCCGATACGAATTACAGGCAAAGTGTCTCCAAATTCTATCAAAACATATCAAAACAATTCGCAAGTCGGTGATTTTGTGAGTGTACAAGTTGAGGATGGTCAATATGTTCAACAAGGAACACCTCTAATCAATTATGATATCGATCCGACGCAGCGCCAAAAACTCGTTGATCAAATTAATCAAGCGAATGCTAAAGGAGATCAACAACAAATCGATAAGGCGATTAAACAACTTAATCGTTATGATGGACAAATTTATAATAGTGTCAACGCGACTTTCAGTGGTACAGTGGCAGTGGACAATTCAACTAATGTCAGTGAGGGTGAGCCGATTTTAAGACTCATTTCAAATGAACCTGAAATTCAAACGACTGTTTCAGAATTTGATTTGGACAAAATTAAAGTCGGTAATGACGTTAAAATTAAAGTAACAAGTAACGGTAAAACAGGCCAAGGGAAAATTACGAGAATTGGTCAATTGCCAACAAGTTATGACTCGCAATCTGCTTCACAATCAGGTGGGGGCGAAGCAATAGGTGGTATGGAAGGTGATGAAGAAGGACAAAGTTCTCTATCTACCAACAATCCAATTGACAGCAATCCTTCACTAGGTAAAGGAAATGAAACATCTAAATATCAAGTGATGATTGGAGAATTAGACTTCGATGTGAAAAATGGATATACAGTTGAAGCACAAATCCCACTTGATGCGCTTAAAATACCGAAAAGTGCACTTACAAAAGATGAT from Staphylococcus felis harbors:
- a CDS encoding YIP1 family protein; protein product: MEYSKILHIDSFEQDRDQPKVGLKILLVIIIAAISSVLSMFVVDLTQTLIDNGLSQSQAEETANIMKYGSVIGGFIGVWVAIGITMLVVFIIGKIFKADVSAKSIFASILRYTIITGIITLIILVIQWIAHIDPQEIAIDSLNIFDPGNMKLGSIRLSTLISAWLFGVILHSTLHLSKKASWIFVIIYIILFMILPLFFL
- a CDS encoding efflux RND transporter periplasmic adaptor subunit, with translation MKKKTLIILSVVGVLLLVGIALLVRAFGQGNHDDNKGYDTYKVQKESPIRITGKVSPNSIKTYQNNSQVGDFVSVQVEDGQYVQQGTPLINYDIDPTQRQKLVDQINQANAKGDQQQIDKAIKQLNRYDGQIYNSVNATFSGTVAVDNSTNVSEGEPILRLISNEPEIQTTVSEFDLDKIKVGNDVKIKVTSNGKTGQGKITRIGQLPTSYDSQSASQSGGGEAIGGMEGDEEGQSSLSTNNPIDSNPSLGKGNETSKYQVMIGELDFDVKNGYTVEAQIPLDALKIPKSALTKDDKVFVVDDKNIAHKRTIQYDENNGDIIIKKGLKANDKIIKNPDNKVKDGKKVEVSE
- a CDS encoding DUF1648 domain-containing protein, with protein sequence MKWLNSVIPILWGIAMIALAITYHHIPETIGTHFNFTGQPDAFGSKRELWIIPIVLLIVWFVITVLVKYVPTLEKNMTGKRSKQSASQSKGLVILFVVIQLGVWLLYVSHLYLLLNGHDVIPMGLMLVVIAAVLIAFCYKVWTMFRFN